One genomic segment of Ipomoea triloba cultivar NCNSP0323 chromosome 9, ASM357664v1 includes these proteins:
- the LOC116030230 gene encoding 3-hydroxyisobutyryl-CoA hydrolase 1-like: MVALSSNSDTDKVLFEEIGCVRTIILNRPKQLNALSSAMISQLLELFLACEKDSNAKLVILKSTGRAFCAGGDVAAIARDVRQGNWKLGAQVFRKKFTVCYAVATYSKPQVSILNGIVFGGGAGLSIHGRFRVATEKSVFAMPETALGLFPDVGASYFLSRLPGFFGEYLGLTGSLLDGTEMLACGLATHFVPSERLSSLEEALHNINSSDPTIISAIITEFSQVPKLKEKSPYNHLKIIDRCFSRRTIEEIMVALETEAANNKDDWISSAIQSLKKASPTSLRISLRSIRAGRLQGIGTCLIREFRMACHVLKGEFSKDFVEGCRAILLDKDRKPKWEPSKLELVTDDMVNHYFSKLNDEDWKDLQLPGRPSLPYAIAKL, encoded by the exons ATGGTTGCACTCTCATCCAACAGCGACACCGATAAG GTCCTTTTTGAGGAGATTGGATGTGTGAGAACGATCATACTAAACAGACCGAAGCAGCTGAATGCACTTTCTTCTGCAATG ATATCTCAGTTATTAGAACTCTTCCTAGCCTGTGAAAAAGATTCAAATGCCAAGTTGGTTATTTTGAAG AGCACAGGAAGAGCTTTTTGTGCTGGTGGTGATGTTGCAGCTATAGCTCGTGATGTTAGACAAG GCAATTGGAAATTGGGCGCACAAGTATTCAGAAAGAAATTCACCGTGTGCTATGCAGTGGCAACTTATAGCAAACCCCAG GTTTCCATTCTTAACGGAATTGTCTTTGGAGGTGGAGCAGGTCTTAGTATACATGGTAGATTCCGAGTTGCTACAGAGAAATCG GTTTTTGCTATGCCGGAAACAGCTTTAGGACTTTTCCCAGATGTGGGTGCCTCTTACTTTTTATCAAGACTTCCTGGGTTCTTTG GAGAATATCTTGGGTTGACTGGTTCTCTGTTGGATGGTACTGAAATGCTAGCATGTGGTCTTGCAACTCATTTTGTCCCTTCAGAG AGGCTGTCATCCTTGGAAGAAGCATTACACAATATCAATTCAAGTGATCCAACAATTATTTCTGCCATCATCACTGAGTTTTCACAAGTAccaaaattgaaagaaaagagCCCGTATAACCA TTTGAAGATAATTGATCGCTGTTTCTCTCGAAGAACCATTGAAGAAATCATGGTTGCACTT GAAACTGAAGCTGCAAATAACAAGGATGATTGGATTTCTTCAGCAATTCAATCACTGAAGAAGGCATCACCTACAAGCCTTAGGATTTCTCTAAGATCG ATAAGGGCAGGGAGGCTGCAAGGTATTGGTACATGCCTCATCCGCGAGTTTAGAATGGCTTGCCATGTGTTGAAAGGAGAGTTTTCCAAGGATTTCGTTGAG GGTTGCAGAGCTATACTCTTGGACAAGGATAGAAAGCCCAAG TGGGAACCATCCAAGTTGGAACTAGTTACTGATGATATGGTCAATCATTACTTCAGTAAGTTAAACGATGAAGATTGGAAAGATCTGCAGCTGCCAGGCAGACCAAGCTTGCCTTATGCCATTGCAAAGCTGTAA
- the LOC116029609 gene encoding uncharacterized protein LOC116029609, which produces MEDENFKSEYPIIRVTKAEKERLRKPWRRSLIIRVLGRTVNYTFLQQRLQRMWKPEGSFDLIAISHEYYIARFEALKDYEFAKFEGPWMILDHYLVVQEWKPNFTPWKNKTEKLLVWVRFPKLPIEYFEEDFLKKIGLSIGRPVKIDTTTSLTTKGKFARVCVELDITKPLLSRFVLNMEEWPVEYEGIHLVCFKCGKYGHRHEKCGQEEVNKDGQESHQRENDNQVTGHWGSEKYGSWMLVSRRERGNRNRVSNNQRGGPPLDRRQVPQRNNGRDGLGTQSRFAALDGLDDNGLPQHQEPMQSMALQQPEHPLPRIRMHDQNI; this is translated from the coding sequence ATGGAGGATGAGAACTTCAAATCTGAATACCCCATTATTAGGGTGACCAAAGCTGAAAAAGAGAGATTAAGGAAACCTTGGCGACGCTCTCTTATAATCAGAGTGCTGGGCAGAACGGTGAATTACACCTTCTTGCAACAAAGACTCCAGCGCATGTGGAAGCCTGAGGGAAGCTTCGACCTAATCGCCATCAGCCACGAGTACTACATTGCTAGATTCGAAGCGCTCAAAGACTATGAGTTTGCCAAGTTCGAAGGTCCATGGATGATTCTTGACCATTATCTGGTTGTCCAAGAATGGAAGCCAAACTTTACCCCCTGGAAGAATAAAACTGAGAAGCTTCTGGTATGGGTAAGATTTCCTAAACTGCCTATAGAGTATTTTGAAGAAGATTTCTTGAAGAAGATTGGGCTCTCAATTGGTCGCCCAGTGAAAATTGATACTACAACTAGCTTGACGACAAAGGGAAAATTTGCAAGGGTCTGTGTTGAATTGGATATAACCAAACCCTTGCTGTCTAGGTTTGTTTTGAATATGGAAGAATGGCCAGTTGAGTATGAGGGGATCCATCTTGTGTGCTTTAAGTGCGGAAAATATGGTCACCGCCATGAGAAATGCGGGCAGGAGGAGGTGAACAAGGACGGACAGGAATCCCACCAGAGGGAGAACGATAATCAGGTGACTGGTCATTGGGGGTCAGAAAAATATGGGTCCTGGATGCTCGTCTCCCGAAGAGAGAGGGGAAATCGGAACAGAGTATCGAATAACCAAAGAGGCGGCCCTCCGTTGGATAGAAGACAAGTGCCACAAAGGAACAATGGCCGAGATGGACTGGGAACCCAATCCCGCTTTGCCGCACTCGATGGACTTGATGACAATGGTCTGCCGCAACATCAAGAACCAATGCAATCTATGGCACTGCAACAGCCGGAACACCCACTACCTAGGATCCGGATGCATGACCAAAATATTTAG